TGAACCGACGTCAGATGGATATAATAGTTATGTATCAGATCAAAAACCTGAGGAAGATGAATTAGAACTAATTGGTAAGTGAAGAAACTTATagataattaaattgttttattttttaaataaacagtaGTAATTTAAATCTAATTTTTCTTTGCAGAGCATTCAGTACCCATAGATATAGACAAACTTAATAGAGAAACAATAGAGCAAGATTATAATTTATGGGATGCATTGGAAAGTTCGAAATGGATTCCGTGTGACACCTTAGAATTATGCTACTAAAGacttttgtataaattattttatgttttatacctatcattatgcaaatatgtatttttattgataGCTTAAATAcactttaatttttatgaatattttatttctttctaatacaataaaaataaaaattattaggtatattttttattaaatttaatttaagccAAAATGCTAacaaattaattacataatacgtaatatattacattttaaaatatttttaattaaaaacatattaaaaaaaataaacaaatgtagTACTCGATATTACTTTtgcttatattttaaataaatatatatgtatatttttaaagtatgtatttttaatattttcttataataaatGTCAAAATGGTTAGCAACTTATTAATCTTGTaaacaaataatacaaatatgtaCAAACACATATATAAAAGTATATGCATGTTTAAACggaattattattctttattaaaaaataacataattatGAAGTAAGTATCTTAATTGGAAGATTTttgtataaagtttaataacttagttgtactttaatatttaaacaaatattaattatcacGTTGAAGAAATGCTTCTTTGATCGTATATATATGTGGGTATTTACAGCTAATTGATAATCTAactagtattaaatatttttaaatgaattactCATGTTCTGTTTTTACTGCAATCGATTCTGCGTCTGACAATTTGGTAGTAACAGTTGCTAATAGTTCTGGTGATAAATTTATAGGCGTGATATTAGATTGTTCAGAAGTTTCCGAATTAACATTAGAGCTAACCATGTAAACTTGTAAAACATTTTTACCGGGTTCTTCTGGCGATTCTTTAGATAGAATTACTAAAGATCCTGGTTCTACATGACTGATACTCGGTATAACTGTTTTAATAGGATCTGTATATTGAGTTTCTGATTTAAAAGCAGTACTGTCTGGAATTAAATTTTCCGAAACTTCTGTATCGCTATTAGAACAATGATTAGATCTTTCACTGTCCAGAGTATTTATATCTGGCCCCtgtagtttttttatttttggaagcCTTCCAGATCTTGTTGGTCTCACACGATAAATCTCTGTATCACTATCATACTCACTACACACACTTACTGTTTCTACATCATCTGCTTCATCTAAAGATTTATCATCTTTTGGTCTTTTACATCCTCTTTTATTTGCTTCATTTAAAGATTGATAGCATTCATTACTTACTTCTGTATTCTCTTTTTGCATTGTATCTAGCGAACTCATATCTTTGTCTGAAGCATCCATTTCTGCAATGCTGGATGCTACAATTCCTAAAAACAGAAATtataagtattaaataaatatatttaaaaaattgaaaaatgataagATTTATTGTTTATACTTATTTTAACTTACTGATTCGTCGCTTCCTATCAGAGGTCATGcctcttttattttttgatcTTTGTTGTTTTCGTCTTTCTAATATATTAACTTGTTCtttctctgaattttcaaaagtaGCTGTTAACaaagttaattaattaagaggtatacattgaaataattaaatattttattttgctgcttattaattaaatcatttatatgcatagaataattaaaattcattttctatAATTACCTAAtgatttttccaaaatttcagtatCAAATTCTTGATGGTTTGCAAGCGCTTTTTCAACCAAATTCCTATTtactttttcttcctttttaaattttattttaatttcttgtcTTGTTCTATTTGGAAAAAGACTTTGCATCAATAAAAAATCTGTACCAACTGTATTTAatgctttataaaattttaaagtttcccATTTTGGCCAATCTTTACTCTTTTGGCGTTTTTTATAAAATCCGTTTCCATTATTATCATCATCAACGATAGCTTCTTTTGCTAATACCTCTCTATTTTTCTTTGCATTTGTTTGTTCTATAACAAGACTTTGTTCATCTATTATTAATTCACCATTTGGCCCAACTTTTACTTGGggtacaggcattgcagatGATGGATCatcttcattttcttcttcttcttcttgttcaTCAGgtctataataataaattataatatatattatttttatttgattcacttaaaattaaaattggaaCATCTTTCAAATATTACCATAACATTAATTACTATCATCTAAGAAACCTACTGGTATTCTAATACTTTTTTTGCTGCTGTTCCTGATTCTTTGGATTTTTTCATAGGG
Above is a genomic segment from Megachile rotundata isolate GNS110a chromosome 15, iyMegRotu1, whole genome shotgun sequence containing:
- the Bdp1 gene encoding transcription factor TFIIIB component B'' homolog Bdp1, with protein sequence MKRARIKAMVTVPARRKTTQDAPITESVDVTECNEKNKDTCDNICKVSQETTQNNVEKNQIQESLVVEDAEKEHIIEKNDSIQSSENEQKYEHKTEYKNEHKNEYKNEHKNEHKNEHKDSAQTFDESRKETIQSSETSNTIQISSPIKSTQNRLGFMRPTPKLDSGGRVRRNSIQGSGASASESEDDSRRTTSTLNNNMKNDSVQSTQNTKDTAVNNTKNNLMKSKAGQKRRMLVSESARKLAEARREFHLKHENKAPDRSKLTMYDLIYYNPVSNPMKKSKESGTAAKKVLEYQPDEQEEEEENEDDPSSAMPVPQVKVGPNGELIIDEQSLVIEQTNAKKNREVLAKEAIVDDDNNGNGFYKKRQKSKDWPKWETLKFYKALNTVGTDFLLMQSLFPNRTRQEIKIKFKKEEKVNRNLVEKALANHQEFDTEILEKSLATFENSEKEQVNILERRKQQRSKNKRGMTSDRKRRIRIVASSIAEMDASDKDMSSLDTMQKENTEVSNECYQSLNEANKRGCKRPKDDKSLDEADDVETVSVCSEYDSDTEIYRVRPTRSGRLPKIKKLQGPDINTLDSERSNHCSNSDTEVSENLIPDSTAFKSETQYTDPIKTVIPSISHVEPGSLVILSKESPEEPGKNVLQVYMVSSNVNSETSEQSNITPINLSPELLATVTTKLSDAESIAVKTEHE